A region from the Paenibacillus humicola genome encodes:
- a CDS encoding (Fe-S)-binding protein → MQEIEQLARWLVFAAMTAAGLWMFGAAVGRRIGYIRLGRSSPPPAPRRPGNDGPEDEIFGEDAYGDGADGQPDSGRAFISAAGPGRRRGRLWPEGGYAKARRAGEWAGYVFGHRKLLKDIRSGILHLAMFYGFIVLQFGAADIIWKGLSGSPLPLPAYGAFVTVQEWTVLIVLLAVLYAAFRRYGERLRRLKRGWKPAVVLWFIGGLMATVLLTQAFDRLREAALSTETLFAPHAFVSSAIAQALREAGVTAGAARALYELFWWLHYGVLLAFLVYVPQSKHFHLFTAPVNIWLRRRRPPGALAPVDLEDESAETFGAGAIEHFTRKQLLDLYACVECGRCTNVCPASGTGKLLSPMHLIVKLRDHLTEKGAALTHKSPWVPAWGASASAAAAGASAHAAGGALPVWAGRETEEDGDPTDILPTMKAQRKDWRLQADTAPADVPLIGGVMTESELWSCTTCRSCEEQCPVGNEHVDKIVEMRRHLVLMEGRLPAEGQRALQHIERQGNPWGLPRAERVAWIGAYAAAYPDAPPVVTMQEAATRGERPELLLWAGSMGAYDQRSRKVLFAVIRLLQEAGVPFAVLGREERSSGDTARRMGNELLFQTLCRENIDTLERYGVRRIVTICPHTFNALKNEYPDFGLDRSIAVEHHTTLLDRLVAEGRLRPAHRVAERVAYHDSCYLGRYNGVYDAPRRLLRAIPGIRLLELERSRQNGMCCGAGGGLMWMEEQSGMRVSTARVSQALAVRPSVIGSACPYCLTMMEDGVKQKEAEDRVRARDVAELLAESVFGGADGGTTM, encoded by the coding sequence ATGCAGGAGATTGAGCAGCTGGCGCGGTGGCTCGTCTTTGCCGCCATGACGGCGGCGGGATTGTGGATGTTCGGCGCTGCCGTCGGCCGGCGCATCGGGTATATCCGGCTCGGCCGCAGCTCGCCGCCGCCGGCGCCGCGCCGGCCCGGCAACGACGGCCCGGAGGACGAGATTTTCGGCGAAGACGCGTACGGCGACGGCGCGGACGGCCAGCCGGACTCGGGCAGGGCATTCATTTCCGCTGCGGGGCCTGGCAGGCGGAGAGGCCGGCTTTGGCCGGAGGGCGGGTACGCGAAGGCTCGCCGGGCGGGGGAATGGGCCGGCTACGTATTCGGGCACCGCAAGCTGCTGAAGGATATTCGCAGCGGCATCCTTCACCTGGCGATGTTTTACGGCTTCATCGTGCTGCAGTTCGGCGCGGCCGACATCATTTGGAAAGGGCTCAGCGGCTCGCCGCTGCCGCTCCCTGCTTACGGCGCATTCGTTACGGTGCAGGAGTGGACGGTGCTGATCGTGCTGCTGGCCGTTTTGTATGCCGCCTTTCGCCGTTACGGCGAGCGGCTGCGCAGGCTGAAACGAGGCTGGAAGCCGGCGGTCGTGCTGTGGTTTATCGGGGGGCTGATGGCGACCGTTCTGCTCACGCAGGCTTTCGACCGGCTCCGGGAAGCCGCGCTGTCCACGGAGACCTTGTTCGCCCCGCATGCTTTTGTGTCGTCGGCGATTGCCCAGGCGCTGCGGGAGGCCGGCGTGACGGCCGGTGCCGCCCGGGCGCTCTATGAGCTGTTCTGGTGGCTGCATTACGGGGTGCTGCTCGCTTTTCTGGTGTATGTGCCGCAGTCGAAGCATTTTCACCTGTTTACCGCTCCGGTTAACATCTGGCTCCGCCGCCGCAGGCCGCCCGGGGCGCTTGCGCCGGTCGATCTGGAGGACGAAAGCGCCGAAACGTTCGGCGCCGGCGCAATCGAGCATTTTACGCGAAAGCAGCTGCTTGACCTGTACGCCTGCGTCGAATGCGGCCGCTGCACGAACGTCTGCCCGGCGTCGGGGACGGGGAAGCTGCTGTCGCCGATGCACCTAATCGTCAAGCTGCGGGACCACCTGACGGAAAAAGGCGCGGCGCTGACGCACAAGTCGCCCTGGGTGCCCGCATGGGGCGCTTCCGCTTCCGCGGCGGCGGCCGGAGCTTCGGCACACGCCGCCGGGGGCGCGCTGCCGGTTTGGGCCGGGCGGGAGACGGAGGAGGACGGCGACCCGACCGACATTTTGCCGACGATGAAGGCGCAGCGGAAGGACTGGCGGCTGCAGGCGGATACGGCCCCCGCGGATGTGCCGCTGATCGGCGGCGTCATGACCGAAAGCGAGCTGTGGTCGTGCACGACCTGCCGGAGCTGCGAGGAGCAGTGCCCGGTCGGCAACGAACACGTCGACAAAATCGTCGAGATGCGCCGCCACCTCGTGCTGATGGAAGGCAGACTGCCTGCCGAAGGCCAGCGCGCGCTGCAGCATATCGAGCGGCAGGGCAATCCGTGGGGATTGCCGCGCGCCGAACGAGTGGCCTGGATCGGTGCTTACGCGGCGGCTTATCCGGATGCGCCGCCGGTCGTCACGATGCAGGAAGCCGCAACGCGCGGCGAACGGCCGGAGCTGCTGCTTTGGGCCGGCTCGATGGGCGCGTACGATCAGCGCAGCCGCAAGGTGCTGTTCGCGGTCATCCGCCTGCTGCAGGAAGCCGGCGTCCCGTTCGCCGTGCTCGGCCGCGAGGAGCGCAGCTCGGGCGACACGGCGCGGCGCATGGGCAACGAGCTGCTTTTTCAGACGCTGTGCCGCGAAAATATCGACACGCTGGAGCGTTACGGCGTGCGCCGCATCGTGACGATCTGCCCGCATACGTTCAATGCGCTGAAGAACGAGTACCCGGACTTCGGCCTCGACCGGTCGATCGCCGTGGAGCATCACACGACGCTGCTGGACCGGCTCGTCGCCGAGGGGCGGCTCCGTCCGGCGCACCGGGTCGCGGAGCGCGTCGCCTACCACGATTCGTGTTACCTTGGCCGGTACAACGGCGTGTACGACGCGCCGCGCCGGCTGCTGCGGGCGATTCCCGGCATTCGGCTGCTCGAGCTTGAGCGTTCCCGGCAGAACGGAATGTGCTGCGGCGCGGGCGGCGGCCTGATGTGGATGGAGGAGCAGAGCGGCATGCGCGTCAGCACGGCGCGCGTGTCGCAGGCGCTTGCCGTCCGCCCGTCGGTCATCGGCTCGGCCTGCCCGTACTGCCTGACGATGATGGAGGACGGCGTCAAGCAAAAAGAAGCCGAAGACCGCGTCCGCGCGAGGGACGTCGCCGAGCTGCTGGCGGAGAGCGTGTTTGGCGGGGCGGACGGCGGCACGACCATGTAA
- a CDS encoding 3-hydroxyacyl-CoA dehydrogenase/enoyl-CoA hydratase family protein translates to MGAYSPQQPVRRAAVVGSGVMGAGIAAHLANAGIRVLLLDIPPSQLTEAEAKAGLTLADPRVRSRLAAGALARLKTQQPPAFYDASFAERITAGNLEDDLGKLAGVDWIVEAVVERLDIKREVLARIESVWRPGTLVTTNTSGLSVAAMAEGRGEAFREHFAAAHFFNPPRHMNLVELVPSTASSDAALARLAFVCERQLGKGIVIAKDTPNFIANRIGTYGMMSTIGAMRRFGLTVDEVDALTGPAMGRPKTATFRMLDLVGLDTLLHVVDNVRERSADEAERRAFARPAEVESLVARGWLGEKSGRGYYRKIKRPDGSSEIETLNLETMEYAPRAKVASPVIEAGKAAKGAAGKVKALLYTEPDDRYARFAWATLKDVLLYSARLVGVIADTVRDIDRALVWGFNWELGPFELWDAIGLERSVQRMKAEGDEVPQWVEDWLAAGNGSFYKREGARRLYVSVGSYREAEEDPEEISLSALAAAGKKVLGSAGASLIDIGGDVACLAFHSPNNAIGGDILEAIRQSSAEVERNWRGLVVANEGRHFCVGANLMLMLLEAENGDFDEIDDMIRQFQGSMLQLKQLGRPVVAAPHRMTLGGGVEACLPADAIVFAAETYFGLVETGVGLIPGGGGCKEAARLAASRTGAGGDIQPHLTALFETIAMAKTSTSGFDVPRIGLARPQDRAVIRGETRIAEAKRLVLELDRAGYTPPPAEERIRVAGREGRAVLQLAVEAMRLGGHISGHDALIGRKLAHVLAGGDAPPGAEVSEQYLLDLEREAFLSLCGEPLTQARMRHMLTAGKPLRN, encoded by the coding sequence TTGGGAGCATATTCGCCACAACAGCCGGTCCGCCGTGCGGCGGTCGTCGGCTCCGGCGTGATGGGAGCCGGGATCGCGGCTCATCTGGCCAACGCCGGCATACGCGTGCTGCTGCTCGATATTCCGCCGTCCCAGCTTACGGAAGCGGAAGCGAAAGCGGGGCTGACCCTCGCTGACCCGCGCGTACGGAGCCGGCTGGCGGCCGGCGCGCTCGCCCGGCTGAAAACGCAGCAGCCGCCCGCCTTTTACGACGCTTCATTCGCGGAGCGGATCACGGCGGGCAATCTCGAGGACGATCTCGGGAAGCTCGCCGGCGTCGACTGGATCGTCGAGGCGGTTGTCGAGCGACTCGATATCAAACGCGAGGTGCTCGCCCGCATTGAATCGGTTTGGCGTCCGGGGACGCTCGTTACGACGAATACGTCCGGACTGTCCGTCGCGGCGATGGCCGAGGGGCGGGGGGAGGCGTTCCGGGAGCATTTTGCCGCGGCGCATTTCTTCAACCCGCCCCGTCACATGAATCTCGTCGAGCTGGTGCCGTCGACGGCTTCGTCCGACGCGGCGCTTGCCCGGCTGGCATTCGTCTGCGAGCGCCAGCTCGGCAAAGGCATCGTCATCGCCAAAGATACGCCGAATTTCATCGCCAACCGGATCGGCACCTACGGCATGATGTCGACGATCGGGGCGATGCGGAGGTTCGGGCTGACCGTCGACGAGGTCGACGCGCTCACCGGTCCGGCGATGGGGCGGCCGAAGACGGCGACGTTCCGGATGCTCGACCTGGTCGGGCTCGATACGCTGCTGCATGTCGTGGACAATGTGCGCGAGCGCAGCGCGGACGAGGCGGAGCGCCGCGCGTTCGCCCGGCCGGCGGAGGTGGAATCGCTCGTGGCGCGCGGCTGGCTGGGCGAGAAAAGCGGCCGGGGCTACTACCGGAAAATCAAGCGGCCGGACGGAAGCAGCGAGATCGAGACGCTGAATCTCGAAACGATGGAATACGCGCCGCGCGCCAAAGTCGCTTCGCCCGTCATCGAGGCTGGCAAAGCGGCCAAAGGGGCTGCAGGCAAAGTGAAGGCGCTCCTCTACACCGAACCGGACGACCGGTATGCGCGTTTCGCCTGGGCGACGCTAAAGGACGTGCTGCTGTATTCCGCAAGGCTGGTCGGCGTCATTGCCGATACGGTGCGGGACATCGACCGGGCGCTAGTGTGGGGCTTTAATTGGGAGCTCGGCCCGTTCGAGCTGTGGGATGCGATCGGGCTGGAGCGCTCCGTGCAGCGCATGAAGGCGGAAGGCGACGAGGTGCCGCAGTGGGTGGAGGACTGGCTCGCGGCGGGCAACGGCAGCTTTTACAAAAGGGAAGGCGCGCGCCGTTTATATGTGAGCGTAGGCTCGTACCGCGAAGCGGAGGAGGATCCGGAGGAGATCTCCCTCTCGGCGCTCGCGGCAGCGGGCAAAAAAGTGCTCGGCAGCGCCGGCGCGAGCCTGATCGACATCGGCGGCGACGTGGCGTGCCTGGCGTTTCATTCGCCGAACAACGCGATCGGCGGCGATATTTTAGAAGCCATCCGGCAGAGCTCGGCGGAGGTGGAGCGTAACTGGCGGGGGCTCGTCGTGGCGAACGAGGGGCGGCACTTCTGCGTCGGGGCGAATCTGATGCTTATGCTGCTGGAAGCGGAAAACGGCGATTTCGACGAAATCGACGACATGATCCGGCAGTTCCAAGGCAGCATGCTGCAGCTGAAGCAGCTGGGCCGTCCCGTCGTCGCGGCGCCGCACCGGATGACGCTCGGCGGCGGTGTGGAGGCATGCCTGCCGGCCGATGCCATCGTGTTCGCGGCGGAAACGTATTTCGGGCTGGTCGAGACGGGCGTCGGCCTGATCCCGGGCGGGGGCGGCTGCAAGGAGGCGGCACGGCTTGCGGCGTCTCGGACCGGAGCCGGCGGCGACATTCAGCCGCACCTGACCGCGTTGTTCGAAACGATCGCGATGGCGAAGACGTCGACGAGCGGCTTTGACGTGCCGCGCATCGGCCTTGCCCGGCCGCAGGACCGCGCCGTCATCCGCGGCGAGACGCGCATCGCGGAGGCGAAGCGGCTCGTGCTGGAGCTGGACCGCGCAGGCTATACGCCGCCGCCTGCCGAGGAGCGCATCCGCGTCGCGGGACGCGAAGGGCGCGCCGTACTGCAGCTTGCGGTGGAGGCGATGCGCCTGGGCGGGCATATCAGCGGGCATGACGCGCTGATCGGGCGCAAGCTGGCGCACGTGCTCGCCGGCGGCGATGCGCCGCCCGGAGCGGAGGTGAGCGAGCAGTACTTGCTCGATCTGGAACGCGAAGCGTTCCTCAGCCTGTGCGGCGAGCCGTTAACGCAGGCTCGCATGCGTCACATGCTGACCGCGGGCAAGCCGCTGCGCAATTAG
- a CDS encoding acetyl-CoA C-acyltransferase, giving the protein MALTNHARDAVIVSAVRTAVGKAKRGSLADTRAEDLGRAVLRAAVERVPGLAPGDVEDVIIGCAMPEGEQGLNFARIMSLYAGFPVTTPAVTINRFCASGLQAIAYAAERIRLGEADVVLAGGVESMSHVPMTGFKLSPHPGILDAMPEIYMGMGHTAEEVARQYGVIREAQDAFAAASHRKAAAAIAAGRFKDEIVPLNAVREGVGDNGRPWSRSFVFDTDEGVRPDTTPEVLETLKPAFAREGTVTAGNASQMSDGAAAVVVMSRERAEALGAKPLGTFRAFSVAGVAPEVMGIGPVEAIPKALARAGIGQSDIALFELNEAYAAQCVPIIERLQLDPASVNVNGGAIALGHPLGCTGTKLTVSLLHELNRRGGGFGIVSMCVGGGMGAAGVFEVSP; this is encoded by the coding sequence ATGGCTTTAACCAATCATGCCCGCGATGCGGTCATCGTTTCGGCGGTGCGCACGGCCGTCGGCAAAGCGAAGCGGGGCAGTCTGGCCGATACGCGCGCCGAGGATCTCGGGCGCGCCGTGCTGCGCGCGGCCGTCGAGCGCGTGCCGGGCCTGGCGCCCGGCGACGTCGAGGACGTCATCATCGGCTGCGCGATGCCCGAAGGGGAGCAGGGACTCAATTTCGCCCGCATCATGTCGCTGTATGCGGGCTTTCCCGTCACGACGCCGGCCGTGACGATCAATCGTTTCTGCGCTTCCGGCCTGCAAGCCATTGCCTATGCGGCGGAGCGCATTCGGCTCGGCGAGGCGGACGTCGTCCTCGCCGGCGGCGTCGAAAGCATGAGCCACGTCCCGATGACCGGCTTCAAGCTTTCGCCTCACCCCGGCATCCTGGACGCGATGCCGGAAATTTATATGGGCATGGGCCACACCGCCGAAGAGGTGGCCCGCCAATACGGCGTGATCCGCGAGGCGCAGGACGCTTTCGCCGCTGCCAGCCACCGGAAGGCGGCCGCCGCCATCGCAGCCGGCCGCTTCAAGGACGAGATCGTGCCGCTGAACGCCGTGCGCGAGGGCGTCGGCGACAACGGACGGCCGTGGTCGCGCAGCTTCGTTTTCGATACGGACGAAGGCGTCAGGCCGGATACGACGCCGGAGGTGCTGGAGACGCTGAAGCCGGCCTTCGCCCGCGAAGGGACGGTGACGGCCGGCAACGCCTCGCAGATGAGCGACGGGGCTGCCGCCGTCGTCGTCATGAGCCGGGAGCGGGCGGAAGCTCTCGGCGCAAAGCCGCTCGGCACGTTCCGTGCATTCAGCGTGGCGGGCGTTGCGCCCGAGGTGATGGGGATCGGACCGGTCGAAGCGATCCCGAAGGCGCTTGCCCGGGCGGGAATCGGGCAGAGCGACATCGCGCTGTTCGAGCTGAACGAGGCCTACGCGGCGCAATGCGTCCCGATTATCGAGCGGCTGCAGCTCGATCCGGCGTCCGTCAACGTCAACGGCGGTGCGATCGCGCTCGGCCATCCGCTGGGCTGCACCGGAACGAAGCTGACGGTTTCGCTGCTGCACGAGCTGAACCGCCGCGGCGGCGGCTTCGGCATCGTTTCGATGTGCGTCGGCGGCGGCATGGGCGCGGCGGGCGTATTCGAGGTTAGCCCTTAA
- a CDS encoding acyl-CoA dehydrogenase family protein produces MAPDAIVTPEDFTEEQRMIGDAAKAFVAGEIIPRDAEIEALDYKLTVELLRKAGELGLLGADVPEAYGGLGLDKVSSTLLAETLAEASSFALSVGAHVGIGTLPIVFFGTPEQKARYLPDLASGKRIAAYCLTEPASGSDALGARTTARLSPDGTHYVLNGSKLYITNAGFADVFIVYAKVDGDKFTAFIVERGFPGFSNGPEEHKMGIKGSSTCPLFFEDMPVPKENVLGEIGKGHLIAFNILNIGRFKLAAGCVGAAKETISLAAKYANARKQFGRPIAQFPLIGAKLADMNTAAYVMESMVYRTAGWIDEMLGRIEADNAAQGGTGGAGVRAAQAIGEYALECSINKVFATEALDFVADEGVQIHGGYGYIREYKVERIYRDSRINRIFEGTNEINRMLIPGTLMKKALKGDLPLLRKARALQSELLQPMPLPPFDEPLRKETFRIGQAKRTFLAVGGLAVQKHGLALEQQQELLCLLADMMIQIFAMESASLRARKMLLKEPDAGAPSAKTETAAAMTAVFVQEAMERIERCAKTALAALEQGDALQTQLSILKKLMRAPLTDTVALKRSIAARVVRSGQYTL; encoded by the coding sequence ATGGCTCCGGACGCGATCGTCACGCCGGAGGATTTTACGGAAGAACAGCGCATGATCGGAGACGCCGCGAAAGCGTTCGTGGCGGGTGAAATTATCCCGCGCGACGCGGAGATCGAGGCGCTGGACTACAAGCTGACGGTCGAGCTGCTGCGAAAGGCCGGCGAGCTCGGCTTGCTCGGCGCCGACGTGCCGGAGGCTTACGGCGGGCTTGGCCTCGACAAGGTCAGCTCGACGCTGCTGGCGGAGACGTTGGCCGAGGCGTCATCGTTCGCGCTGTCCGTCGGCGCGCATGTCGGGATCGGCACGCTGCCGATCGTGTTTTTCGGCACGCCGGAGCAGAAGGCGCGCTATTTGCCGGACCTGGCATCGGGCAAGCGCATCGCCGCCTACTGCCTGACCGAGCCGGCCTCGGGCTCGGACGCGCTCGGCGCGCGCACGACCGCCAGGCTATCGCCGGACGGCACGCATTACGTGCTGAACGGCTCCAAGCTGTATATTACGAACGCGGGCTTCGCCGACGTCTTTATCGTGTATGCGAAGGTGGACGGCGACAAGTTTACGGCTTTTATCGTCGAGCGCGGGTTTCCCGGCTTCAGCAACGGACCGGAGGAGCACAAGATGGGCATCAAGGGCTCGTCGACCTGCCCGCTGTTTTTCGAGGATATGCCCGTCCCGAAAGAAAATGTGCTCGGCGAGATCGGCAAAGGGCACCTGATCGCCTTCAACATTTTGAACATCGGCCGCTTCAAGCTGGCCGCGGGCTGCGTCGGCGCCGCCAAGGAAACGATCTCGCTCGCGGCCAAATACGCGAATGCCCGCAAGCAGTTCGGCCGTCCGATCGCCCAGTTTCCGCTCATCGGCGCCAAGCTGGCGGACATGAATACCGCCGCTTATGTCATGGAGAGCATGGTGTACCGCACGGCCGGCTGGATCGACGAGATGCTCGGCCGGATCGAAGCGGACAACGCGGCGCAAGGCGGAACCGGCGGGGCGGGCGTCCGGGCGGCGCAGGCAATCGGCGAATACGCGCTCGAATGCTCGATCAACAAGGTGTTCGCGACCGAAGCGCTCGATTTCGTCGCCGACGAAGGCGTGCAGATTCACGGCGGCTACGGCTATATCCGCGAGTACAAGGTGGAGCGGATATACCGCGATTCGCGCATCAACCGCATTTTTGAAGGCACGAACGAAATTAACCGGATGCTCATTCCCGGCACACTGATGAAAAAGGCGCTCAAGGGAGACCTCCCGCTGCTTCGCAAAGCCCGGGCGCTGCAAAGCGAGCTGCTGCAGCCGATGCCGCTGCCCCCGTTCGACGAACCGCTCCGCAAAGAGACGTTCCGGATCGGGCAGGCGAAGCGGACGTTTCTCGCCGTAGGCGGACTCGCCGTGCAGAAGCACGGCCTGGCGCTGGAGCAGCAGCAGGAGCTGCTCTGCCTGCTCGCGGACATGATGATCCAAATCTTCGCTATGGAAAGCGCCAGCCTGAGAGCCCGCAAAATGCTGCTCAAGGAGCCGGACGCCGGCGCGCCATCCGCCAAAACGGAGACGGCCGCCGCGATGACGGCCGTATTCGTGCAGGAAGCGATGGAGCGGATCGAGCGCTGCGCGAAAACGGCGCTGGCGGCGCTGGAGCAGGGAGACGCCCTGCAGACGCAGCTGTCCATCCTGAAAAAGCTGATGCGTGCGCCGCTCACCGATACGGTTGCGCTGAAGCGCAGCATCGCCGCGCGGGTCGTCCGCAGCGGGCAGTACACGCTGTAG
- a CDS encoding long-chain-fatty-acid--CoA ligase, translated as MEPELARPWLRRYPPEVPPDIGVPDHGVADLLLQAAAKYPDRQALCFYGKETTYRELLDEARRMAGGLQGLGIAKGDRVAVMLPNCPQAVAAYFGVLLAGAVAVMMNPLYVERELIHLLADSGARVAVTLDLLYPRLAKARGDRPDEGPLPQLGTVIVASLKDALPFPKNLLYPLTRRKSGPLPRIPYGKHGVKRLRSFLAGAPPAREEAKPLADDLALLQYTGGTTGLPKGVMLTHRNLVANAAQIAAWCYRLKDGSERFLAALPLFHVYGLTALMNLSVMRAGMLILLPRFEAPAVLDAIRRHRPTVFPGAPTMYIALMNQELDGKIDLSSIEVCVSGSAPLLLEVQERFEALTGGRLVEGYGLTEASPVTHANPIWASRKNGTIGVPLPGTDAGIADPESGERLPPGKIGELVVKGPQVMAGYWNRPEETEAALRDGWLHTGDLAVMDEDGFFAIVDRIKDVIIAGGFNVYPREVEEVLMQHPAVQIAAVIGVKDPYRGETVKAYIVLRQGFSVSRVQLDRWCRDRLAAFKVPHLYEFRSELPLSMIGKVLRRRLKEETAAGDDGADREDG; from the coding sequence ATGGAACCGGAGCTTGCGAGACCGTGGCTGCGCCGATATCCGCCGGAGGTTCCGCCGGACATCGGTGTTCCCGACCATGGCGTCGCGGATCTGCTGCTGCAGGCTGCGGCGAAATATCCGGACCGGCAGGCGCTCTGCTTCTACGGCAAAGAGACGACGTACCGCGAGCTGCTTGACGAGGCGCGCCGGATGGCCGGCGGACTGCAAGGGCTCGGCATCGCGAAAGGCGACCGCGTCGCCGTCATGCTGCCGAACTGCCCGCAGGCGGTGGCGGCGTATTTCGGCGTGCTGCTCGCCGGAGCCGTCGCCGTGATGATGAACCCGCTCTACGTTGAGCGGGAGCTGATTCATCTGCTGGCGGACAGCGGGGCGCGCGTCGCCGTAACGCTCGATCTGCTCTACCCCCGCTTGGCGAAAGCGCGCGGCGACCGCCCCGATGAAGGACCGCTGCCGCAGCTCGGCACCGTCATCGTCGCTTCGCTGAAGGACGCGCTGCCTTTTCCGAAAAACCTGCTTTATCCGCTGACCCGGCGAAAGTCCGGTCCTCTCCCGCGCATTCCGTACGGCAAACACGGCGTCAAGCGGCTGCGGAGCTTCCTGGCCGGAGCGCCGCCGGCGAGGGAAGAAGCGAAGCCTCTCGCGGACGATCTCGCTCTGCTGCAGTATACCGGCGGCACGACCGGCCTGCCGAAGGGCGTCATGCTGACGCACCGCAATCTCGTCGCGAACGCCGCGCAAATCGCCGCTTGGTGCTACCGGCTGAAGGACGGCTCAGAGCGTTTTCTTGCGGCGCTTCCGCTGTTTCACGTATACGGCCTGACGGCGCTTATGAATCTGTCGGTCATGCGCGCCGGCATGCTCATCCTGCTGCCGCGGTTCGAAGCGCCTGCCGTGCTGGATGCGATTCGCCGGCACCGGCCGACGGTTTTTCCCGGCGCGCCCACCATGTATATCGCGCTGATGAACCAGGAGCTTGACGGCAAAATCGACCTGTCGTCGATCGAAGTGTGCGTCAGCGGCTCGGCGCCGCTTCTGCTCGAGGTGCAGGAGCGGTTCGAAGCGCTGACGGGCGGCCGGCTCGTCGAAGGCTACGGACTTACGGAGGCTTCCCCGGTAACGCATGCGAACCCGATTTGGGCGTCGCGCAAAAACGGCACGATCGGCGTGCCCCTGCCGGGCACGGACGCCGGAATCGCCGACCCCGAGAGCGGGGAGCGGCTGCCGCCCGGGAAAATCGGCGAGCTGGTCGTCAAAGGCCCGCAGGTCATGGCCGGCTACTGGAACCGGCCGGAGGAGACGGAGGCGGCGCTAAGGGACGGCTGGCTGCATACCGGCGATTTGGCGGTGATGGACGAGGATGGCTTTTTCGCCATCGTCGACCGGATCAAGGACGTCATTATCGCAGGCGGCTTCAATGTTTACCCGCGCGAGGTGGAAGAGGTGCTGATGCAGCATCCGGCCGTGCAGATCGCCGCCGTGATCGGCGTCAAGGACCCGTACCGCGGGGAGACGGTAAAAGCGTACATTGTGCTCCGCCAGGGCTTCTCCGTCTCGCGCGTGCAGCTCGACCGGTGGTGCCGGGACCGGCTTGCCGCTTTCAAGGTGCCGCATCTGTACGAGTTCAGAAGTGAGCTGCCGCTGTCAATGATCGGCAAGGTGCTTCGCCGCCGGCTGAAGGAGGAGACGGCGGCAGGCGACGACGGCGCGGACCGGGAAGACGGCTGA
- a CDS encoding PaaI family thioesterase produces the protein MTGDRPESGEAWKERLRRLEEAAKPTFWGYLGCEAETAADGKAVIRLRTQPHHLNLMGIVHGGVLASLLDNAMGLAVMSLCPDENAVTAQMNVHFLQSSRGGLLLCEAGLVHRSRRTLTLEGRVLDSGGELLAWGSGSFRRVT, from the coding sequence ATGACGGGCGACCGGCCGGAAAGCGGCGAAGCGTGGAAAGAGCGTCTACGACGCCTGGAGGAAGCGGCGAAGCCGACGTTTTGGGGCTATCTCGGCTGCGAAGCCGAAACGGCTGCCGACGGGAAGGCGGTCATACGCCTCCGGACGCAGCCGCATCATCTGAACCTGATGGGCATCGTGCACGGCGGCGTGCTGGCGTCCCTGCTCGACAACGCGATGGGCCTCGCCGTCATGAGCCTTTGTCCCGACGAGAATGCGGTCACGGCGCAAATGAACGTTCATTTTCTGCAAAGTTCAAGGGGCGGACTGCTGCTCTGCGAGGCTGGGCTTGTCCACCGTTCCCGGCGGACGCTTACGCTGGAGGGACGCGTCCTGGACAGCGGCGGGGAACTGCTGGCATGGGGGAGCGGTTCGTTTCGGCGGGTAACATAA
- the map gene encoding type I methionyl aminopeptidase yields the protein MIILKTEEEIGAIRKAGRIVAACHREIAKRMKPGATTAEIDRFAEAFLLRNGAKPAQKGYRGYPYATCASVGDVVCHGFPSGKTLRSGDIVTIDMVAEVDGWMADSAWSYAVGKPSPEAEKLLKAAKQALYDGIRKAVAGGRLGDIGSAVQQTAKREGYAIIDYFVGHGIGRSMHEEPQVEHRGKAGSGKKLRKGMVLTIEPILTMGENRIVIDDDGWTARSADGKWAAQFEHTIAITDGEPLILTDQD from the coding sequence GTGATTATTTTGAAAACGGAAGAGGAAATCGGAGCGATTCGCAAAGCCGGCCGCATCGTGGCGGCCTGCCACCGGGAAATCGCGAAGCGGATGAAGCCGGGCGCGACGACGGCGGAGATCGACCGGTTCGCGGAGGCGTTTCTGCTGCGGAACGGGGCGAAGCCGGCGCAGAAAGGGTACCGCGGGTACCCGTACGCGACCTGCGCGTCGGTCGGCGACGTCGTCTGCCACGGATTTCCGAGCGGGAAGACGCTGCGGTCCGGCGATATCGTCACCATCGACATGGTCGCCGAGGTGGACGGCTGGATGGCCGATTCGGCATGGAGCTATGCCGTCGGCAAGCCTTCGCCGGAGGCGGAAAAGCTGCTCAAAGCGGCGAAGCAGGCGCTCTACGACGGCATCCGAAAGGCGGTCGCCGGCGGTCGGCTGGGCGATATCGGCTCTGCGGTGCAGCAGACGGCGAAGCGCGAGGGCTACGCCATTATCGATTATTTCGTCGGGCACGGCATCGGCCGAAGCATGCACGAGGAACCGCAGGTGGAGCACCGGGGCAAGGCCGGCTCGGGCAAAAAGCTCCGTAAAGGCATGGTGCTCACGATCGAGCCGATTTTGACAATGGGCGAGAACCGGATCGTCATCGACGACGACGGCTGGACCGCCCGTTCCGCCGACGGCAAATGGGCGGCTCAATTCGAGCATACGATCGCGATTACGGACGGCGAGCCGCTTATCCTTACCGATCAGGACTAA